The following coding sequences are from one Vallitalea longa window:
- a CDS encoding sugar phosphate isomerase/epimerase family protein gives MIEYGCLARFFNDYKDEVTFAKENDFSIMQLWYDSNGLALNKDSKPLEVIKECNFNTIIHAVLDINEIEEHITKLIRMLKYLGHRELIIHPVCKSEKITNETIYKLSDRIKKASILLHKENIKLYLENNSKLDPIFNKTEEINILFNENKDVEFLLDLAHIDDYQHLNDMVKIKMPKILHIADRHLEVVHEHLPIGDGNIDFNHIFRTALSKFDGKIIFEIVQSPEDIVNSRDIIKQMLECV, from the coding sequence ATGATAGAATACGGATGTTTAGCAAGATTTTTCAATGACTATAAAGATGAAGTAACTTTTGCTAAGGAAAATGATTTTTCTATTATGCAATTGTGGTATGACTCTAATGGTTTAGCTCTAAATAAAGATTCTAAGCCATTAGAAGTCATAAAAGAATGTAATTTCAATACTATAATTCATGCAGTATTAGATATTAATGAAATAGAAGAACATATCACCAAATTAATTAGGATGTTGAAGTATTTAGGACATAGGGAGTTGATTATACACCCAGTTTGTAAAAGCGAAAAGATTACGAACGAAACTATCTACAAATTGAGTGATAGAATAAAAAAAGCAAGTATCCTCTTACATAAAGAAAATATAAAATTATATTTAGAGAATAACAGTAAATTAGACCCTATTTTTAATAAAACTGAAGAAATAAATATACTTTTCAATGAAAATAAAGACGTAGAATTTTTGCTGGACTTGGCACATATAGATGATTATCAACACCTTAATGATATGGTGAAAATTAAAATGCCAAAAATACTTCATATAGCTGATAGGCATCTGGAGGTTGTTCACGAACATTTGCCAATAGGTGATGGAAATATTGACTTCAACCATATCTTTAGAACAGCTTTATCAAAGTTTGATGGGAAGATCATATTTGAGATTGTTCAAAGTCCTGAGGATATAGTCAATTCGAGAGATATAATAAAACAGATGTTAGAATGTGTTTAG
- a CDS encoding GNAT family N-acetyltransferase, translated as MKGNKIYIEFIPEILIDQMRGLGFEITSEYIDLWNNNLDRDRLETQDNIHKKISFRELKQSESKEASSLTKTCKGLSRGFNGEDENTISEWHQSENSKIFVAQSNSEIVGISLVNLYGSESKKGIVLWIRLLAVKPEYQHQGIGRSLLDYSIRWGIDNGAVRSFIATDVENNNALDLYENLGYVRDKGRGQINMEN; from the coding sequence ATGAAAGGAAATAAAATATATATTGAATTTATACCAGAAATTTTAATTGATCAAATGAGAGGATTAGGATTTGAAATTACCAGCGAATATATTGATTTGTGGAACAACAATCTCGATAGAGATAGACTGGAAACTCAAGATAATATTCACAAAAAAATCTCATTTAGAGAATTGAAACAATCAGAATCAAAAGAAGCCAGTTCGCTTACAAAAACATGTAAAGGATTATCTAGAGGATTTAATGGAGAAGATGAAAATACAATTAGTGAATGGCATCAATCAGAGAATTCTAAAATATTTGTAGCTCAGTCAAACAGTGAAATAGTAGGAATATCATTAGTTAACTTATATGGATCTGAGAGTAAAAAAGGAATTGTGTTATGGATTCGTCTGTTAGCAGTTAAACCAGAATATCAGCATCAAGGGATTGGTAGGTCACTGTTGGACTATAGTATCAGGTGGGGGATAGATAATGGTGCTGTAAGAAGCTTTATAGCTACTGATGTAGAGAATAATAATGCATTAGATTTATATGAAAACTTAGGATATGTTAGAGATAAAGGTAGAGGACAAATTAATATGGAAAATTGA
- a CDS encoding HD domain-containing protein has product MDSNIIQTVTNIVENQCRKDTNIFGYDIWRYHIKVVVEFSMILADKLDADKEIVELASLLHDYASIKDKKLIDKHHIYGAEEAGKILTRLDYPEDGINKVKECIIQHRGSVKYNYTSKESICVASADAMSHIEHVPSLLKLAYCRKNLSIDDGANWVNDKIDRSWNKLCPEAKDIMQKKYNSVKEILDTYKDC; this is encoded by the coding sequence ATGGATAGTAATATAATTCAAACAGTCACAAATATTGTTGAAAATCAATGCAGAAAAGATACAAATATATTTGGTTACGATATCTGGAGATATCATATTAAAGTAGTAGTGGAATTTTCTATGATACTTGCTGATAAACTAGATGCAGATAAGGAAATTGTTGAGTTAGCATCTCTGTTACATGATTATGCAAGTATTAAAGATAAAAAGCTTATAGATAAGCATCATATATATGGTGCTGAGGAAGCAGGAAAGATATTAACGAGACTAGACTATCCAGAAGATGGGATTAATAAAGTTAAAGAATGCATAATCCAGCATAGGGGAAGTGTCAAATACAATTATACCAGTAAGGAATCAATCTGTGTAGCAAGTGCAGATGCAATGTCTCATATAGAACATGTTCCGTCACTATTGAAATTAGCTTATTGTAGGAAAAATCTAAGTATTGATGATGGAGCTAATTGGGTTAATGATAAAATCGATAGAAGTTGGAATAAATTATGTCCCGAAGCAAAGGATATTATGCAGAAAAAATATAATAGCGTTAAAGAAATCCTAGACACATATAAAGATTGTTAA
- a CDS encoding PhzF family phenazine biosynthesis protein, which yields MDIYKMSSFSKNEIGGNKAGVVLDADSLDEASMMQIANQVGYSETAFVMKSDMADFKVRFFTPVKEVDLCGHATIAVFNLLKQLNIIKAGIYHQETKAGVLEVKVNDENVYMEQNQPVFYEIISKDHMKHCFNNFMMDYICELPIQVVSTGIKDIMLPIKSLEILLSLEPNLELIKKISDEFNVTGIHAFSLDTYDNNSAHCRNFAPLYGINEESATGTSNGALACYLYKYNNKVNKFTFEQGYVMNEPSEINVEFNLKDNNIERVYVGGKAVRI from the coding sequence ATGGATATATATAAAATGAGTTCATTTTCCAAAAATGAAATAGGTGGGAATAAAGCAGGAGTAGTTTTGGATGCTGATAGTTTAGATGAAGCAAGTATGATGCAGATAGCGAATCAAGTTGGTTATTCTGAAACAGCTTTTGTAATGAAGTCTGATATGGCTGATTTTAAGGTCAGATTTTTTACTCCTGTTAAAGAGGTCGATTTATGTGGACATGCCACTATTGCAGTTTTTAATTTATTGAAGCAACTTAATATCATTAAAGCTGGTATATATCATCAAGAAACAAAAGCAGGTGTTTTGGAAGTTAAGGTCAATGATGAAAATGTTTATATGGAACAGAACCAACCTGTATTTTATGAGATTATATCTAAGGACCATATGAAACATTGTTTTAATAATTTTATGATGGATTATATATGTGAATTGCCAATTCAGGTAGTATCTACTGGAATAAAAGATATAATGTTACCAATAAAGAGTTTGGAAATTTTGCTATCACTAGAACCAAATTTAGAACTAATCAAAAAGATAAGTGATGAATTCAATGTAACAGGAATACATGCTTTTTCCTTAGACACATACGATAATAATAGTGCCCATTGTAGGAATTTCGCCCCTCTTTATGGAATTAATGAGGAATCGGCAACGGGTACTTCAAATGGAGCCTTAGCTTGTTATTTGTACAAGTACAATAATAAAGTAAATAAATTCACTTTTGAACAAGGATACGTTATGAATGAGCCGTCAGAGATAAATGTTGAATTTAATTTAAAAGATAATAATATAGAAAGAGTTTATGTTGGGGGTAAGGCAGTTAGGATATGA